A genomic window from Pseudoalteromonas piratica includes:
- a CDS encoding CheR family methyltransferase, translating into MAKEFLLTDSEFETIAKMVYDACGIVLGSHKREMVYSRLARRIRVLNLSSFAEYITYLEEYRREEFSHFINAITTNLTSFFREPYHFDYLREKLIPQILERNRNTKRVRIWSAGCSTGEEPYTIAMTIAERFPPSWDVKILATDLDSNVLAKASAGEYAENSITGLDETLKKRFFLRNKQSGLFKVRPELRKNIYFKRLNLLQDWPMKGEFDVIFCRNVVIYFDQPTKESLFQRYAEKLCSEGHLFLGHSESMNKSQTQFVALGKTMYRKAF; encoded by the coding sequence GTGGCGAAGGAATTTTTACTAACAGACAGTGAATTCGAAACGATCGCGAAAATGGTTTATGACGCTTGTGGTATTGTACTAGGTAGTCATAAGCGCGAAATGGTGTATTCACGTCTTGCACGAAGAATAAGAGTACTCAATTTATCGAGTTTTGCGGAATACATCACATATTTAGAAGAATATCGTCGTGAAGAGTTTAGCCATTTTATCAACGCGATAACTACCAACCTGACGTCTTTTTTTCGCGAGCCTTACCATTTTGACTATTTGCGAGAAAAACTTATTCCACAAATATTAGAGCGTAACCGAAATACTAAACGAGTAAGAATATGGTCAGCTGGTTGCTCCACAGGAGAGGAGCCTTATACCATTGCAATGACGATAGCCGAACGGTTTCCTCCTTCTTGGGATGTGAAAATATTAGCCACAGATCTTGATTCTAATGTGTTGGCAAAAGCCAGTGCAGGAGAGTACGCAGAAAATTCAATAACTGGCTTAGACGAGACACTGAAAAAACGCTTTTTTTTGAGAAATAAACAAAGTGGTTTGTTTAAGGTCAGGCCAGAACTTAGAAAAAACATATATTTTAAACGTCTCAATTTATTGCAAGATTGGCCTATGAAAGGTGAATTTGACGTAATTTTTTGTCGAAATGTGGTTATCTATTTCGATCAGCCTACAAAAGAATCCTTGTTCCAACGTTATGCTGAAAAATTATGTTCAGAGGGACATTTATTTTTAGGTCATTCAGAAAGTATGAATAAATCACAAACACAGTTTGTCGCGTTAGGGAAGACAATGTACAGGAAGGCTTTTTGA
- a CDS encoding protein-glutamate methylesterase/protein-glutamine glutaminase → MIRVLVVDDSPLIRAVLTEVLQQAQDIEVIGTANDPYQARDLIKQLNPDVLTLDVEMPKMDGVSFLKNLMRLRPMPVVMISTLTQQGAPVTLECLELGAVDFVAKPTQQVGDKLLDYAQILHEKIRAAAKAKVRSLKPTSSKAPKPVIGNVDNTKLVAIGASTGGTEAIKELLTGLPDSFPPIVITQHIPPVFSASFAERMDRSVALKVKEAEDGELIKPNHVYIAPGDYHLAVVGVAGSLKCKVMQSPPVNRHRPAVDVLFKSIAKLELGNKVCASILTGMGADGAAGLLKLKEFNAYTLAQDEASSVVWGMPRAAIELDAAQQVLSLDAFAAEITNWAKK, encoded by the coding sequence ATGATCAGGGTTTTAGTAGTCGACGATTCGCCATTAATCCGTGCAGTGTTGACAGAAGTGCTACAACAAGCGCAAGACATTGAAGTAATAGGTACAGCAAACGATCCTTACCAAGCTAGGGATTTAATTAAGCAACTCAATCCAGATGTGCTAACACTTGATGTTGAAATGCCCAAAATGGATGGCGTCAGTTTTTTAAAAAACTTGATGCGTTTAAGGCCTATGCCTGTGGTAATGATTTCAACGTTAACACAGCAAGGTGCACCAGTTACGCTCGAGTGTCTAGAGTTAGGTGCTGTCGATTTTGTCGCAAAACCAACACAACAAGTTGGCGACAAACTACTTGATTACGCTCAAATTCTTCATGAAAAAATTCGAGCTGCAGCAAAAGCTAAAGTACGCAGTTTGAAACCAACTAGTTCGAAAGCGCCCAAACCAGTTATTGGTAATGTCGATAATACTAAGCTGGTGGCTATTGGTGCATCAACAGGTGGCACAGAAGCGATAAAAGAATTATTAACAGGTTTACCTGACTCTTTTCCACCTATTGTTATCACGCAGCATATCCCACCTGTTTTTTCCGCATCGTTTGCAGAAAGAATGGATCGCTCTGTTGCTTTAAAGGTAAAAGAGGCAGAAGACGGCGAGCTAATTAAGCCGAACCACGTTTATATTGCACCTGGTGATTATCATTTAGCTGTAGTTGGCGTAGCGGGGAGCTTAAAATGCAAAGTAATGCAATCGCCACCTGTGAATCGTCACCGTCCAGCTGTAGATGTACTGTTTAAATCGATCGCAAAACTCGAGTTAGGCAACAAAGTCTGCGCGTCGATATTAACTGGTATGGGAGCCGACGGTGCTGCGGGTTTACTCAAACTAAAAGAGTTTAATGCCTATACACTGGCACAAGATGAAGCATCGTCAGTTGTTTGGGGAATGCCGCGTGCAGCAATTGAATTAGATGCTGCACAACAAGTGTTAAGTCTCGATGCATTTGCTGCTGAAATTACCAACTGGGCAAAAAAATAA
- a CDS encoding M14 metallopeptidase family protein, with translation MKKLYLLLISACLALLSLQSSAKSLDFYFDEKINFDPAIPTPESVLGYQVGDWHVRHDQLVTYMQFLAEKSDRISIEVIGYSHEQRPLVLLTITNPARLNNIDMVQKQHLSQSLLGKKIEQNSPVITWMGYSVHGNEASGSNAALLVAYYLAAAQGEKIEKLLDDTVILLDPSLNPDGLARFSQWVNSYKGKNISADPNHKDHNEAWPSGRTNHYFTDLNRDWLLLQHPESRARIAKYHQWMPHVLTDFHEMGPHSTYFFQPGIPSRKFPLTPNENVELTQEIATFHAAALDQQGELYFTEESFDDFYIGKGSTYPDIHGTIGILFEQGSVRGHKYETINGLREFYDAIKNQLTTSLSTFDAVVSGKSSLLTYQQRFYKDNAKLASKDKVKGYVVASGKDKSRFEAFLSLLHQHQIKAYPLSKEATVAKQIFDANSSVYVPLNQSQYRLIKGIFLEQTSFNDNTFYDVSGWNLAHSFNLEFAKVNSNRGVKYQAQAWQPEAHQENQELSKNYAFVFEWHDYLAPKLLSQLQQNGIVARGAMKPFTASTTNGEHAFSAGSIIIAKGLQQDANWFKKLQTLVRKSPVKVHQITSGLTSKGIDIGSRNIVPLKTPKVLLVGGQGTSQYEVGEVWYYLDRYLDIATTLVDLERLKRIDLAPYTHIVMTNGSFASVSTKTVDKLKYWVQHGGVVWAHKSGAKFLADKGILKAEYLSSDDMAKAFPTDNLSYADKDRYHGDKRIAGAIFNANIDLSHPLSFSYERNTVPVFKNNTFVLKPSAKPFVNVATYTDAPLLAGFSHEKNNQQISGKAVVLAHNYGKGKVIAMSDNPVFRSYWYGTSRLLSNAIFYGHTIDSK, from the coding sequence ATGAAAAAGCTGTATCTTTTACTAATCTCAGCCTGTTTGGCACTTCTCAGTTTGCAGAGCTCAGCAAAGAGCTTAGACTTTTATTTTGACGAAAAAATTAACTTCGACCCTGCGATACCCACACCGGAATCTGTTCTAGGTTACCAAGTAGGTGATTGGCATGTACGTCATGATCAACTCGTCACATATATGCAATTTCTTGCTGAAAAGAGCGATCGCATTAGCATTGAAGTGATTGGTTATAGCCATGAACAGCGCCCGCTTGTGTTACTAACTATCACTAATCCTGCAAGACTGAATAATATTGATATGGTGCAAAAACAGCACTTATCTCAATCACTATTAGGTAAAAAAATTGAGCAAAACTCGCCAGTGATAACCTGGATGGGTTATAGCGTACACGGCAACGAAGCAAGTGGCAGTAATGCGGCGCTTCTAGTCGCATATTACCTAGCAGCAGCTCAAGGGGAGAAAATAGAAAAGCTACTTGATGACACTGTGATCTTACTTGATCCGTCTTTAAATCCGGATGGCTTGGCGCGCTTTTCACAGTGGGTAAATAGCTATAAAGGTAAAAATATCTCGGCTGACCCAAATCATAAAGATCATAACGAGGCTTGGCCAAGTGGTCGTACTAATCACTATTTTACAGATTTAAATCGAGACTGGTTGTTACTTCAACACCCTGAATCACGTGCGCGAATTGCTAAATATCACCAGTGGATGCCGCATGTCTTAACTGACTTCCATGAAATGGGTCCGCACAGCACCTACTTTTTCCAGCCGGGAATTCCTTCGCGAAAGTTTCCGTTAACACCAAATGAAAATGTTGAATTAACACAAGAAATTGCGACTTTTCATGCCGCCGCACTGGATCAACAAGGCGAGTTGTACTTTACGGAAGAAAGTTTTGATGATTTTTATATCGGCAAAGGATCAACCTACCCAGATATTCATGGCACCATTGGTATTTTGTTTGAACAAGGTAGTGTACGAGGTCATAAGTACGAAACAATAAACGGGCTTCGTGAATTCTATGATGCAATTAAAAATCAGTTAACGACATCACTTTCAACGTTCGATGCAGTGGTATCAGGAAAAAGTAGTTTACTGACTTATCAGCAACGTTTTTACAAAGACAATGCCAAATTAGCATCAAAAGACAAAGTGAAAGGGTACGTGGTTGCTTCTGGCAAAGATAAGTCTCGTTTTGAGGCGTTCTTATCGCTATTACATCAGCATCAGATAAAAGCTTACCCACTGAGTAAAGAGGCGACAGTTGCGAAGCAAATATTCGATGCCAATAGCAGCGTTTATGTTCCGCTAAATCAGTCACAATATCGACTTATTAAAGGTATCTTTTTAGAGCAAACTAGTTTTAACGATAATACCTTTTATGATGTCTCAGGTTGGAACCTTGCACACTCATTTAATTTAGAGTTTGCCAAAGTTAATTCAAACCGCGGCGTTAAATACCAAGCGCAGGCATGGCAACCTGAAGCACATCAAGAAAATCAAGAATTATCAAAAAATTATGCATTTGTGTTTGAATGGCATGATTATTTGGCGCCAAAACTGCTTTCACAGTTGCAGCAAAATGGTATTGTGGCACGTGGTGCTATGAAGCCATTTACAGCATCAACCACAAACGGTGAACATGCATTTTCAGCTGGCTCAATTATTATTGCTAAAGGACTGCAGCAAGACGCTAACTGGTTCAAAAAACTACAAACATTAGTGCGTAAATCCCCAGTAAAAGTTCACCAAATTACATCAGGATTGACTTCGAAGGGCATTGATATTGGTTCACGTAACATTGTGCCTTTGAAAACACCCAAAGTGTTGCTTGTGGGTGGACAAGGCACCAGTCAATATGAAGTAGGGGAAGTTTGGTATTACCTTGATCGTTACTTAGATATTGCAACTACATTAGTTGATTTAGAGCGCTTGAAGCGTATTGATTTAGCTCCCTATACTCACATAGTGATGACAAATGGTAGCTTTGCATCAGTTTCAACAAAAACAGTCGACAAGCTTAAATATTGGGTTCAACATGGCGGTGTTGTATGGGCGCATAAATCAGGTGCTAAGTTCCTAGCGGATAAAGGAATCTTAAAGGCTGAATACCTCTCAAGTGATGATATGGCAAAAGCGTTTCCAACTGATAACTTAAGCTATGCGGATAAAGATCGCTACCATGGCGATAAACGCATTGCAGGTGCGATTTTTAATGCAAATATAGACTTAAGCCATCCATTAAGTTTTTCATATGAACGAAACACTGTACCAGTTTTCAAAAATAACACCTTCGTTTTAAAACCAAGTGCAAAACCTTTTGTTAATGTAGCAACGTATACTGATGCGCCTTTACTAGCAGGGTTTAGTCATGAAAAAAACAATCAACAAATTTCAGGTAAGGCAGTGGTTTTAGCCCATAACTACGGCAAAGGAAAGGTGATTGCAATGTCTGATAACCCTGTGTTTAGAAGTTACTGGTATGGCACCAGCCGCCTGCTCAGTAATGCAATTTTTTATGGTCATACAATAGACTCAAAATAG
- a CDS encoding ComF family protein gives MNVCKSLLDWALPNTCLCCRERLRHPAKLCRFCLADIERITFKDSANLLHRPDINKLLKSPKFDSLFAVTWYQDPTSQWLKALKFNKQLIYINALRQLIKQQLLAAKRFKNWQQPDVIMPVPLHWLRDFRRGFNQSEEIWQGVNIPIDTHSLIRTRRTKAQSELNKRDRKSNVRGAFNCNLLTRYQHVAIVDDIITTGNTVNELARLLKNAGVREVSVWVVAISAQSYRG, from the coding sequence ATGAATGTTTGTAAAAGCCTATTAGATTGGGCGCTGCCTAATACCTGTTTATGCTGTCGAGAGCGATTACGTCACCCGGCAAAGTTATGCCGCTTTTGTCTTGCCGATATTGAACGCATTACATTTAAAGACTCTGCTAATTTACTCCATCGACCCGATATTAATAAGTTGTTGAAGTCACCAAAGTTCGATTCATTGTTTGCAGTCACTTGGTATCAAGACCCAACCTCACAGTGGCTTAAAGCGCTTAAATTCAATAAACAGCTTATTTACATTAATGCCCTTCGACAATTAATCAAGCAGCAACTACTCGCAGCCAAACGTTTTAAAAATTGGCAACAACCTGACGTAATCATGCCTGTACCCCTGCATTGGCTAAGGGATTTTCGTCGCGGCTTTAATCAAAGTGAAGAAATTTGGCAAGGCGTTAACATTCCTATCGATACACATTCTTTGATACGTACAAGACGAACCAAAGCTCAGAGCGAGCTTAATAAACGAGATCGAAAAAGTAATGTTAGGGGCGCATTTAATTGTAATTTATTAACGAGATATCAGCATGTTGCTATCGTAGATGACATCATCACAACGGGTAATACTGTGAATGAATTAGCGAGATTGCTGAAAAACGCAGGCGTTAGAGAAGTGTCTGTGTGGGTTGTTGCAATTAGCGCCCAGTCCTATAGAGGATAA
- the nfuA gene encoding Fe-S biogenesis protein NfuA yields MITISEAAQSHFAKLLADQAEGTNIRVFVVNPGTAQAECGVSYCPADAIEETDIKLPFNGFDAVVDEESAPFLEEADIDFVTDKMGSQLTLKAPNAKAKKLSDDASLQERVQHMIETEINPQLANHGGQVNLVEITQDGIAVVQFGGGCNGCSMIDVTLKDGIETQMVAKFEEITGVRDITEHQSGEHSYY; encoded by the coding sequence ATGATTACCATTTCTGAGGCAGCACAAAGCCACTTTGCCAAGTTACTCGCGGATCAAGCTGAAGGCACAAATATTCGCGTTTTTGTAGTTAACCCTGGTACGGCACAAGCTGAGTGCGGCGTTTCTTATTGCCCGGCTGATGCAATTGAAGAAACAGATATCAAGCTACCTTTTAATGGCTTTGATGCAGTTGTTGATGAAGAAAGCGCACCTTTTTTAGAGGAAGCAGACATCGACTTCGTAACAGACAAGATGGGTTCACAGCTAACTCTTAAAGCACCAAACGCAAAAGCGAAAAAACTGAGCGATGACGCAAGCCTTCAAGAGCGTGTTCAGCATATGATTGAAACTGAAATCAATCCACAACTAGCCAACCACGGTGGCCAGGTTAATTTAGTTGAGATCACGCAAGACGGTATTGCTGTTGTGCAATTTGGTGGCGGTTGTAACGGCTGTTCAATGATTGATGTGACATTGAAAGATGGCATAGAAACTCAAATGGTTGCTAAGTTCGAAGAAATCACAGGTGTTCGTGATATTACTGAACACCAATCTGGCGAGCACTCATATTATTAA
- a CDS encoding MATE family efflux transporter translates to MKNFFTRHKSFHIGLLVLAWPMILSNISVPLLGLVDTAVIGHLSEASFLAGVALGSMVINLLFWLAGFLRMSTTGLVAQAYGQNSPQGLMQELKGAAFLAIIIATILLLCSPFISQVMGYFLSGSEAAIGHAQTYFNIRIYSAPAALLNMVILAWMLGTQFSKGTLLIVLVTNITNIILDVLFVVLFEWQVEGAAMASVVADYIGLFAALILLKVRFIKHSLSFAALLKVPLRGMARSLKLNRDIFIRSLFLQLCFAFMTYYGGILGDVTLAANAVLLNFLLLVSFALDGIAYAVEAKVGQAKGRKKAQAIHLWVVIGRFWAFAFACLYSLVFIVFGSIIIGLLTDLPDVLSTAENYLIWSILLPPIASFCFLYDGVFVGLTRAKEMRNTMIFSALVGFAGVFAVSYQWGNHGLWLAMTCFMALRGLTLAKKYHDAWRSRQLLQ, encoded by the coding sequence ATGAAAAACTTTTTTACTCGCCATAAATCTTTCCATATCGGATTGTTAGTGCTTGCGTGGCCAATGATTTTATCAAACATTAGTGTACCACTACTGGGTTTGGTTGATACAGCCGTGATTGGTCATTTAAGCGAGGCGAGCTTTTTAGCCGGTGTTGCACTGGGTAGCATGGTTATTAATTTGCTGTTTTGGTTAGCCGGTTTTTTACGTATGAGCACAACCGGTTTAGTGGCGCAGGCGTATGGTCAAAATAGTCCTCAAGGCTTGATGCAGGAACTTAAAGGTGCTGCTTTTTTAGCGATTATCATTGCCACAATACTATTACTGTGTAGTCCTTTTATAAGTCAGGTAATGGGTTACTTTCTGTCTGGCAGTGAGGCTGCAATTGGGCATGCTCAAACCTATTTTAATATTCGAATCTATAGCGCCCCTGCTGCGTTATTAAATATGGTTATTTTAGCGTGGATGCTAGGTACCCAGTTTAGCAAAGGCACTCTTCTAATTGTGTTGGTGACGAATATCACTAATATTATTTTAGATGTACTTTTTGTGGTGTTATTTGAATGGCAGGTTGAAGGTGCTGCAATGGCATCGGTTGTAGCTGATTATATTGGCTTATTTGCAGCGCTCATTTTATTAAAAGTGCGTTTTATCAAGCACTCATTGTCGTTTGCTGCTTTGTTAAAGGTGCCTTTGCGAGGCATGGCTCGCTCTTTAAAGTTAAATCGTGACATTTTTATTAGGTCTTTATTTTTGCAGCTGTGTTTTGCTTTTATGACCTATTATGGCGGTATTCTTGGTGATGTTACTCTTGCTGCCAACGCGGTATTGCTGAATTTCTTATTGTTAGTTAGTTTTGCGCTTGATGGTATTGCCTATGCAGTAGAAGCTAAAGTAGGCCAAGCAAAAGGGCGCAAAAAAGCCCAGGCAATTCATTTGTGGGTGGTAATAGGGCGCTTTTGGGCATTTGCTTTCGCTTGCCTTTATAGCCTTGTATTTATAGTGTTCGGCTCGATTATTATTGGATTACTAACCGATTTGCCAGATGTATTAAGCACTGCAGAAAACTATTTAATATGGTCTATTTTACTGCCACCTATCGCTAGCTTTTGCTTTTTATACGATGGTGTTTTTGTTGGTTTAACCAGAGCAAAAGAAATGCGCAATACCATGATATTTTCTGCGTTGGTGGGGTTTGCTGGAGTGTTTGCTGTGAGCTACCAATGGGGGAATCATGGTCTTTGGTTAGCGATGACCTGTTTTATGGCATTAAGAGGCCTAACGCTTGCTAAAAAATATCACGATGCTTGGCGCTCTCGTCAGCTTTTGCAATAA
- the bioH gene encoding pimeloyl-ACP methyl ester esterase BioH: MANVVLLHGWGMNQGIWQMQKEALERQSEHTINALNLPGFGGSKFDSDKYQLDAVTHQLAAEVAEGSVLVAWSLSGLVALKMAQLYPEKVRQIILIASSPYFASSDGWRGIEGKVLDTFMLQLRDDHKKTVERFLAIQAMGSEHAKQDIKQIKSLLAQYPEAQQVALSGGLEILKKDDLRSLFSQIAQPISGIFGRLDSLVPVKTVAKMKQLNTNFKADILTKASHAPFISHPDEFTNLLLSHIEK, from the coding sequence GTGGCGAATGTTGTTTTATTGCATGGTTGGGGGATGAACCAAGGCATTTGGCAAATGCAAAAAGAAGCACTTGAAAGACAAAGCGAACACACAATTAATGCGTTAAACCTCCCCGGCTTTGGTGGTAGTAAGTTTGATTCTGATAAATATCAACTTGATGCGGTTACTCACCAACTTGCTGCAGAAGTTGCTGAGGGTTCTGTTTTGGTTGCTTGGTCACTCTCTGGTTTAGTCGCTCTCAAAATGGCTCAGCTTTACCCTGAGAAAGTTAGGCAAATTATACTCATTGCATCCTCACCCTATTTTGCATCAAGTGATGGTTGGCGCGGTATTGAAGGAAAAGTGCTTGATACATTTATGCTGCAATTAAGAGACGATCATAAGAAAACAGTTGAGCGTTTTTTGGCAATACAAGCAATGGGCAGTGAACATGCGAAACAAGATATAAAACAAATTAAATCACTGCTTGCACAATATCCTGAAGCGCAACAAGTTGCGCTCTCTGGTGGGTTAGAGATTTTGAAAAAAGATGATTTACGTTCGCTTTTTTCACAAATTGCACAGCCAATTTCAGGGATTTTTGGGCGCTTAGATTCTCTGGTGCCGGTAAAAACGGTGGCTAAAATGAAGCAGCTTAATACCAATTTTAAGGCGGATATTTTAACCAAGGCCTCTCATGCTCCTTTTATCTCTCACCCAGATGAATTTACTAACTTACTGTTATCGCACATAGAAAAGTAA
- a CDS encoding polysaccharide deacetylase family protein produces the protein MASKKVFHLCLGLFLSLYFGLAQAAVILQYHHVSETLPRVTSLSESEFSDHLGFLKEHGYQVVPLQQIIESIKQQKSIPDKTVALTFDDGFLNNFTQAAPILKRFNYPYTIFVNPQLIDEGKNYVMSWQQLRALAKEGAFIANHSAKHDYLHVIENDESFLQWQERVRKDITHSELRIKQEIGHNFKYLAYPYGEFNQALQQIVTELGFVGIGQHSGAVGLHTDLTRVPRFPASGIYANLATLKTKIASLPFSFKVNAKSVTNNTKPQLKLSFLEKDFNKGQFNCFIAGNRAKITWLSDNQVEIQAEKELNKGRTRYNCTAPSKAKPGRYYWLSHPFVISP, from the coding sequence ATGGCGAGTAAAAAAGTTTTTCATTTATGCCTTGGACTATTTTTAAGTTTGTATTTTGGCCTTGCTCAGGCAGCAGTCATTTTGCAATATCATCATGTTTCAGAAACTTTACCACGAGTTACAAGCTTGTCTGAAAGTGAATTTAGTGACCATTTGGGCTTCTTAAAAGAGCATGGTTACCAAGTCGTGCCATTGCAACAAATCATTGAATCAATAAAGCAGCAAAAGAGTATACCTGACAAAACAGTTGCCCTCACCTTTGATGATGGCTTCCTAAATAATTTCACACAAGCCGCGCCTATTTTAAAACGCTTTAATTATCCTTATACGATTTTTGTCAATCCTCAACTTATTGATGAGGGAAAAAACTACGTGATGAGCTGGCAGCAACTTCGAGCCTTAGCCAAAGAAGGGGCATTTATTGCTAACCACAGCGCCAAGCACGATTACCTTCATGTTATTGAAAACGATGAGTCATTTTTACAATGGCAAGAAAGAGTACGCAAAGACATCACCCACTCTGAGCTCAGAATTAAGCAAGAAATAGGACATAATTTTAAATATTTAGCCTATCCATATGGGGAGTTTAATCAAGCTTTACAGCAAATAGTGACTGAACTGGGGTTTGTAGGAATAGGACAACATTCTGGTGCGGTTGGCCTTCACACTGACCTTACCCGTGTACCGCGCTTTCCTGCATCTGGGATTTACGCTAACTTAGCAACGTTAAAAACAAAAATCGCCAGCTTACCTTTTAGCTTTAAAGTTAACGCCAAATCGGTCACTAACAACACAAAACCACAACTCAAATTGTCATTTCTAGAAAAGGATTTTAACAAAGGGCAATTTAACTGTTTTATTGCTGGCAATAGGGCAAAAATAACTTGGCTTAGTGACAACCAAGTTGAGATACAAGCTGAAAAGGAGCTTAATAAAGGGCGTACACGCTATAACTGCACTGCACCAAGTAAGGCAAAACCAGGACGCTATTATTGGCTATCTCACCCTTTTGTTATTTCCCCATAA
- the cheD gene encoding chemoreceptor glutamine deamidase CheD, whose protein sequence is MKTDFKQCLSGFDHIKRYWDRGRDSVVAKILPGEVYVTKQNELISTVLGSCISACVYDYKMGIGGMNHFMLPANNNAGIDSLSCRYGNWAMEFLINEIIKNGGSRDNFKIKIFGGGKIIKGMGDIGEGNIMFVSQYLKNEGFLVESHDVGGPWPRKVLFNPTSGKAHVKKLRSMHNDTIQQREFKYLHEIEEQDTHTDIELF, encoded by the coding sequence TTGAAAACAGATTTTAAACAATGCCTTAGTGGTTTTGATCATATAAAACGCTATTGGGATAGAGGGCGTGATAGTGTTGTGGCCAAGATTTTACCTGGCGAAGTTTATGTGACAAAACAGAATGAACTGATATCAACGGTGTTGGGGTCGTGTATCTCAGCATGTGTTTATGACTATAAAATGGGCATTGGTGGCATGAACCACTTTATGCTGCCCGCAAATAATAATGCAGGGATTGATAGTTTAAGCTGCCGCTATGGTAACTGGGCCATGGAGTTTTTGATAAATGAAATTATTAAAAACGGTGGAAGCCGAGATAACTTCAAAATTAAAATATTCGGTGGCGGAAAAATTATCAAAGGCATGGGAGATATTGGAGAGGGCAATATTATGTTTGTCTCACAGTATTTAAAGAATGAAGGCTTTTTAGTTGAATCTCATGATGTTGGTGGCCCTTGGCCACGTAAAGTGTTGTTTAATCCAACATCAGGCAAGGCACATGTGAAAAAGTTACGCAGTATGCATAACGACACAATTCAGCAACGTGAGTTTAAATATCTTCATGAAATTGAAGAGCAAGATACTCATACTGACATTGAGCTGTTTTAG